The Streptomyces sp. NBC_00286 nucleotide sequence CCGGGCACAGCCCGCAGTCGCTGGGGCAGCCGTCCTTCACCTCGGTCTGGAAGGTGAGCGGGATCGTGCCGGGCTTGTTGAAGCGGGCCGAGGACAGGTACTCCTCGGCGTCGCCGTACACCAGGGCCTCGAACTCGCCGTGCTCGCGGCAGCGTTTACGCAGATACACCTTGTTGTCACGGATGTTGACCTGGGCGTCGACGGGGATCTTGCACAGGGGGCAGATCGACTTGGTGAACTCCACGAACACCTCGTCGCGGTCCACCTTGCGCCGTGGCGCGGATGCCTGGGTCATCGGTACTCCTCACTCCGTTTGGGACGGGGTCGGCTGTTCGGCTTGGACACCGGAGCGTTCACGCCGTCCGGTCATCACACGTCCGCTTCCTCATTCCGTAGCCCGTCCCGGTTGCGAGCACCAGCCGTGCCGAGAGGCGTAGAGGTGCTGCCGCGCAGCAGCAGACCGGCGTAGAGCAGCAGGAGTGCGTCCTGGACGAGCACGAACCAGCTCAGCCGCTGGGGCAGGTAGCGGCCGAAGCAGCCGCAGTTGGTCACGGTGAGCCCGCGTGCATACGCCTGTGCCGCCAGCAGCGCCCACGCCACCGCAACGCCGGTGAACACCCACACCGGCACTCTCGCCCGGGATCGCGGACGGGCCAGGAACCACACCCCGCACACCAGCTCGCCCGCGATCAGTGCCACGGCGAGCGCGGTCGCGCCCGCCCCGGAGACCAGCCCGTACGCGGCCAGAATGCCGGGCATCCGGCGGAAGGACGCAAGCTGCCCGGCCGCCATCGCGACGAACAACACACCCAGCACGATCCGCAGCACCATGCCCCGCACGCTACGGCCGGAACGCGGCCGGGAACTGTAAGCGCGCTCACCGACCGGGCTCGCGGCCCGGCAGGCGGCAGCTTGTCGGGCGACGCGTCGCCGGAGGGGATACGCCTGCGGCGACGCGTCGCCGGAGGGGACACGCCTGCCTCCTCGGCACGCTCCCGGCCGTCCTGCTCGGCTTCGCCTGCTGCGTACCGACCGTTCTGCTCGTCCTCGGCACCGGCACCGCCGCCCGAACTGCTGCCGGTGCTACCGCCCTGGTGGGTCAGTCCAGGGAGTCGAGGGCGGCGAGGATGTCGGCCGGTTCGGCGCGGCGGGTGTAGTCGGTGTCGACGAAAGCCCAGCGGATGGTGCCGGCGCGGTCGATGACGTAGGTGGCGGGCAGCGGGAGGGTGCGCGGGTGGCCGTCGTTGACGCGCTGGAGATCGAAGCCGAGCCTGTCGTAGACGGCGGCGAGGTCGTCGGGGAGGTCGAAGGCCAGACCGTACTGCTTGGCGGTGTCGGAGCCGAGGTCGCTGAGCACGTCGAAGGCCAGCTGGTGCTTCTCAGTGAGGGAGACGGACTCGTCGGGGATCTGCGGGGAGACCGCCACCAGGCGGGCGCCGTGTGCGGTGATGGCGTCGTGGTGCTGCTGGAGGGCGCGCAGGGCGAGGTTGCAGTACGGGCACCAGGCGCCGCGGTAGAAGGTCAGCACGGCGGGGCCCTGGGCCAGCAGGTCGTCCAGGGACAGGGTGTGTCCGGTCGCCGTGGGGAGGGTGAAGCGGGGGGCCTGCGCGCCGACGGTCAGGGCGCGGTCGGCCCGGCCGGAGTCGGCCAGTTCCCGGCCGGCCCGCTGCATGATCTCCCGGATTTCGGCGGGGATCTGCTGCTGGCGGGCTTGGTAGAAGGCGCGCAGCTCGGCGTTGAGGGTCATGGGGATGGTCCTCCTGGGTCACGACTCAACTCGGAACGACCATTCCAAGATAGTGGAGGCGAGGGTATCCTGGAACCCTCGTTTCAAGTTGGTGGGTGAGGCATGCCGGACATCAAGCACTTCGACCCGGACACGGCCCTGGAGACGGTGGTCCGCCTGTTCTGGCGGCAGGGTGTGGCCTCCACCGGCATCCAGGACGTCGTCGCCGCGACCGGGCTCAACCGCTCCAGCCTGTACGCCACGTTCGGCGGCAAGCAGGAGCTCTACCGCGCCGCGCTGCGCCGCTACGTGGAACAGCGGTCCGAGCCGGCGTTCCGGCGGCTGGCCGAGGACGAGCGGGGACTGCCCGCCATCGCCGACTTCTTCACCGGCCTGATCGAGGCGCGCTGCTCGGGCGAGTACGCCCGCTGGGGCTGCATGGTGTCCAACGCGCATGCCGGGGCCGAGCACAGTGATTCCGAGGTGCGCGCCGTCCTGGACCGGCACCACCAGCAACTGCGGGACGCGATGCACGCGGCGCTCGTCACCGCCGATGCGCAGGGGCAGCTCTCCGCCGGCTGCGACCTCGGTGCCTGCGCCGACCTGCTGGCGCTGCTCGCGTATGGCGTCAACCTCCGCTCCCGCGCCGGAGC carries:
- a CDS encoding MauE/DoxX family redox-associated membrane protein, whose amino-acid sequence is MVLRIVLGVLFVAMAAGQLASFRRMPGILAAYGLVSGAGATALAVALIAGELVCGVWFLARPRSRARVPVWVFTGVAVAWALLAAQAYARGLTVTNCGCFGRYLPQRLSWFVLVQDALLLLYAGLLLRGSTSTPLGTAGARNRDGLRNEEADV
- a CDS encoding peroxiredoxin-like family protein, translating into MTLNAELRAFYQARQQQIPAEIREIMQRAGRELADSGRADRALTVGAQAPRFTLPTATGHTLSLDDLLAQGPAVLTFYRGAWCPYCNLALRALQQHHDAITAHGARLVAVSPQIPDESVSLTEKHQLAFDVLSDLGSDTAKQYGLAFDLPDDLAAVYDRLGFDLQRVNDGHPRTLPLPATYVIDRAGTIRWAFVDTDYTRRAEPADILAALDSLD
- a CDS encoding TetR/AcrR family transcriptional regulator; amino-acid sequence: MPDIKHFDPDTALETVVRLFWRQGVASTGIQDVVAATGLNRSSLYATFGGKQELYRAALRRYVEQRSEPAFRRLAEDERGLPAIADFFTGLIEARCSGEYARWGCMVSNAHAGAEHSDSEVRAVLDRHHQQLRDAMHAALVTADAQGQLSAGCDLGACADLLALLAYGVNLRSRAGADARDLGRTVTAALASLGGPAAP